Proteins encoded together in one Sulfolobales archaeon window:
- a CDS encoding RNA-guided endonuclease TnpB family protein: MREGELVETLKMRALPEGSDDHGALVEFLKLYRDALQLVVNRLWSLDEVPSIKTLHGMFYSKLRELGFRAHHVKQIYVYAKAVVKATKQNGGKKPVLRKLSARIDKYDYKLDLENRMLVLKIHSGREVKLRLLTSIDRIEKFRAWSNYEIAVKVVGDKVYVAVYFRRTVEPRRTRTVMTVDVNFDNITLAVFTPSGRIIRLKRLETPLRKILTHRIWIERIQGRYAKSWRFIGGVREAIRKHGERIRNIAWDYAHRVGDSIAELASRYSSIIVLENLNKLRSNVNRGSNFNKKLSLWFYRKIQFTISYEALERGLETRYVNPAKTSSTCPRCGSRLKDSGGRVLKCTRCGFTGDRDVIACINLFY, encoded by the coding sequence ATGAGGGAGGGAGAGCTTGTTGAAACACTTAAGATGAGGGCTCTCCCCGAGGGTAGTGATGACCACGGTGCATTAGTTGAGTTTCTGAAGCTCTATCGTGATGCTCTTCAACTAGTAGTAAACAGGTTGTGGAGTTTAGATGAAGTACCTTCAATCAAAACTCTACACGGAATGTTCTACTCAAAACTTAGGGAACTTGGTTTTAGAGCGCACCACGTAAAGCAGATCTACGTCTACGCTAAAGCGGTAGTTAAAGCTACAAAACAGAACGGTGGGAAGAAACCAGTTCTAAGAAAACTATCGGCTAGAATAGATAAATACGACTACAAGCTAGACCTAGAGAACAGAATGCTTGTTCTAAAGATACATAGCGGTAGAGAGGTTAAGCTAAGACTACTAACATCTATTGACAGGATAGAGAAGTTCAGAGCTTGGAGCAACTATGAAATAGCTGTGAAGGTAGTTGGAGACAAGGTCTACGTAGCGGTATACTTCAGGAGAACGGTTGAACCGAGGAGAACCAGAACCGTTATGACAGTAGACGTGAACTTCGACAACATTACACTAGCTGTATTCACACCTAGTGGAAGAATAATCAGACTCAAACGTCTTGAAACACCCCTCAGGAAGATATTAACACATAGGATATGGATTGAAAGAATTCAAGGAAGATACGCTAAATCCTGGAGATTCATCGGGGGAGTAAGAGAAGCTATCAGGAAGCACGGTGAGAGAATAAGGAACATAGCCTGGGACTACGCTCACAGAGTTGGAGACTCCATAGCTGAACTAGCCAGTAGATATAGCTCTATCATAGTCTTAGAGAACTTGAATAAACTCAGGAGTAACGTGAATAGAGGTAGCAATTTCAACAAGAAGCTATCCCTGTGGTTCTACAGAAAGATACAGTTCACTATAAGCTATGAGGCTTTAGAAAGAGGACTGGAAACTAGATACGTCAACCCAGCAAAGACATCATCAACATGTCCGAGATGCGGGAGCAGGTTAAAGGACAGCGGTGGTAGAGTGTTAAAGTGCACTAGATGCGGATTCACAGGAGATAGAGATGTGATTGCATGCATAAACCTGTTCTAC
- a CDS encoding SCP2 sterol-binding domain-containing protein — MNSSIVFPSREWAEEYCRVLNESSEYRDLGRGWVWPILFIVTELPPDLRSQYPSGNPGFIADLYNGECRGVKFYDDASSIDAPFILSARYRDWLDILSGRETPVSAMLKRKLILRKGDMAAVLRYAYRNCFGFYIGLYWVMLFFCYDQHIDFFSV, encoded by the coding sequence TTGAATTCCTCTATAGTTTTCCCAAGCCGTGAGTGGGCTGAAGAATACTGCAGAGTTTTAAACGAATCTTCTGAGTATAGAGATCTTGGCAGAGGATGGGTGTGGCCTATACTCTTCATAGTCACCGAGCTCCCCCCAGATCTGAGGAGTCAATATCCTTCTGGGAATCCTGGTTTCATCGCTGATCTGTATAATGGGGAGTGTAGAGGTGTTAAATTCTATGATGATGCGAGCAGTATAGATGCTCCATTCATATTATCAGCTAGATATAGAGATTGGCTCGATATATTATCAGGTAGAGAAACTCCTGTATCTGCTATGCTTAAGAGAAAACTTATTCTTAGGAAAGGTGATATGGCTGCTGTTCTGAGATATGCCTACCGCAACTGTTTCGGGTTTTATATAGGTTTGTATTGGGTGATGTTATTCTTCTGCTATGATCAGCACATAGACTTCTTTTCCGTGTAG